From Diospyros lotus cultivar Yz01 chromosome 4, ASM1463336v1, whole genome shotgun sequence, a single genomic window includes:
- the LOC127800206 gene encoding probable inactive receptor kinase At5g67200, producing MKLLDDSANPDIDCLNKMLRYSNKMMSLQNALLILSLLVSAAADSPPRSLLLPHDASALLAFKSKADLSDKLRFSRNTSLAFCNWQGVQCVQARVVRFVLEGLGLGGVLGPDTLTRLDQLRVLSLQNNSLTGPIPDLSGLLNLKTLFLDHNSFSGSIPPSILTLHRLRTLDLSFNNLTGAIPPSLKNLDRLYFFRLDSNRLNGSIPPLNQSSLEVFNVSRNNLTGAVPVTPTLLRFGLSSFSWNPGLCGEIIKKECTPRVPFFGPSALPPPPRRGAALGQNEQLQKGVDLTEPRQNNYKKRAVILGFSSGVLILISSIVCFAVAVKKRRNQKVAELSRQMISSDSAATDVAAAVMRIEEENELEEKVKKMQGIQLAKSGSLVFCAGEVQVYTLDQLMRASAELLGKGSIGTTYKAVLDNRLIVCVKRLDAAKLAGTSKEAFERHMESVGGLRHPNLVPLRAYFQAKEERLLIYDYQPNGSLLSLIHGSKSTRAKPLHWTSCLKIAEDVAQGLAYIHQAWRLVHGNLKSSNVLLGSDFEACLTDYCLAALTTSSSDQQVNAGTYTAPEARKSISKSTSKSDVYSFGVLVLELLTGKPPSQHPYLMPDDLMNWVRSSREDDGGDDHRLGMLLEVAVACSATSPEQRPTMWQVLKMIQEIKDAEGGEYDNLPLQEE from the exons ATGAAACTTCTTGATGATTCTGCTAACCCTGACATTGATTGCCTCAACAAAATGCTCCGTTACTCCAACAAGATGATGAGCCTCCAAAATGCCCTTCTCATTCTGTCTCTCCTCGTCTCGGCCGCCGCCGATTCGCCTCCCCGGAGCCTGCTGCTACCCCACGACGCTTCTGCCCTGTTGGCATTCAAATCTAAGGCCGATTTGAGCGACAAGCTTCGATTTTCTCGCAACACCAGCTTGGCTTTCTGCAACTGGCAAGGCGTGCAATGTGTTCAAGCCAGAGTGGTCCGGTTCGTCCTCGAAGGGCTAGGTCTCGGCGGAGTTTTGGGTCCCGACACACTGACTCGTCTCGACCAGCTCCGAGTCTTGAGTCTCCAGAACAACTCGCTCACCGGACCCATTCCCGATCTCTCCGGCCTCCTCAACCTTAAAACCCTATTTCTCGACCACAACTCGTTTTCCGGTTCCATCCCCCCTTCCATCTTGACTCTCCATCGTCTCCGAACTTTGGATCTCTCTTTTAACAATCTTACTGGCGCAATCCCTCCTTCTTTGAAGAATCTGGACCGCCTCTACTTCTTCCGGCTCGATTCAAACCGGCTCAATGGCTCCATTCCTCCCCTCAACCAGTCCTCTCTTGAAGTTTTCAATGTCTCCCGGAACAACCTCACCGGCGCCGTACCAGTCACCCCGACTCTGCTCCGTTTTGGGCTGTCCTCGTTTTCATGGAACCCCGGACTCTGCGGCGAGATCATAAAAAAGGAGTGCACGCCGCGAGTACCGTTTTTCGGTCCATCGGCGCTGCCCCCGCCGCCGCGACGGGGGGCGGCGCTGGGGCAGAACGAGCAGCTGCAGAAGGGCGTTGATTTGACTGAACCGAGgcaaaacaattacaaaaaaaggGCCGTCATTCTTGGGTTTTCCTCCGGCGTCTTGATCCTAATTTCTTCCATCGTCTGCTTCGCGGTGGCTGTGAAGAAGCGGAGGAACCAGAAGGTCGCGGAGCTGAGCCGGCAGATGATCTCCTCCGATTCGGCAGCCACTGACGTCGCCGCCGCCGTGATGAGAATCGAAGAGGAGAACGAGCTGGaagagaaggtgaagaagatgCAAGGAATTCAGCTGGCGAAGAGCGGGAGCTTGGTATTTTGTGCGGGGGAGGTACAGGTTTACACCCTGGACCAGTTGATGAGAGCGTCGGCGGAGCTGTTGGGAAAGGGGAGCATTGGAACCACTTACAAGGCGGTGCTGGATAACCGTCTGATCGTCTGCGTGAAGCGGCTTGATGCGGCCAAATTGGCGGGAACAAGCAAAGAAGCGTTCGAGCGGCACATGGAGTCGGTGGGGGGCCTCCGGCACCCGAATCTGGTACCGCTTAGGGCTTACTTTCAGGCCAAAGAAGAGCGGCTTCTCATCTACGACTACCAGCCCAACGGCAGCCTCCTCTCTCTCATCCACG GCTCAAAATCAACAAGGGCAAAGCCACTGCACTGGACATCATGCCTGAAAATAGCTGAGGACGTAGCACAAGGCCTGGCCTACATCCACCAAGCATGGCGGCTGGTTCACGGCAACCTCAAGTCCTCCAACGTCCTCCTCGGCTCCGACTTCGAGGCCTGCCTCACCGACTACTGCCTCGCCGCCCTCACCACCTCCTCCTCCGACCAACAGGTCAACGCCGGCACCTACACTGCTCCCGAGGCCCGAAAGTCGATCAGCAAATCCACCTCCAAGTCCGACGTCTACTCCTTCGGGGTTCTCGTGCTCGAGCTTCTCACGGGCAAGCCGCCCTCGCAGCACCCGTATCTAATGCCCGATGATCTGATGAATTGGGTCCGGTCCTCCAGGGAAGACGACGGCGGGGACGACCACCGGCTGGGGATGCTTCTTGAGGTGGCCGTGGCTTGCAGCGCGACGTCGCCGGAGCAGCGGCCGACAATGTGGCAAGTATTGAAGATGATACAAGAGATTAAAGATGCCGAGGGTGGTGAATATGACAATTTACCGTTACAGGAAGAGTGA